GAAAAGGAAGGTCTGTCGTTCGAGGCGTGCCTGAAGGAAGCGCAGCGGCTGGGTTACGCTGAAGCCGATCCTGCTTTCGATATTGAGGGCAACGATACCGCACACAAGCTGTCCATCCTCACGACACTCGCCTTTGGCAACAAGATCGCTGCCGACGACATCTATCTCGAAGGTATAACCAATATTTCCATCGAGGATATTCAGGCGGCCGCCGAGCTGGGTTACCGCATCAAGCTTCTCGGCGTGGCGCAGGTGACGGAGTCCGGCATCGAACAGCGCGTGCATCCGACCATGGTGCCGCTTGATTCCGTGATTGCCCAGGTCGATGGCGTCACCAATGCGGTTGCGATCGAATCCGACATTCTCGGCGAGCTGCTGATGGTGGGACCGGGTGCGGGCGGCAACGCGACGGCGTCTGCCGTGCTGGGTGACATCGCCGATATCGCCAAGAGCCGTCCGGGCGCCCAGCAGGTGCCGGTGCTCGGCCGTCCGGCCAAGTCCCTGACGGAGTACCGCCGTGCCAAGATGAAGAGCCATGAGGGCGGGTACTTCATCCGTCTGACGGTAAAGGATCAGGCAGGCGTCTTTGCCTCCATTGCAACCCGCATGGCGGATAATAACATCTCGCTGGAATCCATTGTGCAGCGCCAGCGCGTGCATGTCGAAGGTGCGCCGCAGACCATCATCCTCGTCACCCACGCGACGATGGAAGATGCGATCCGCAAGGCGGTGAAGGCGATCAAGAGCGAGAAATATCTCGTCAGCGAGCCTCAGGTCATACGGATTGAGAGGACCTGAGACGCTAGAGCCGTGTCACACGGGGGCACGGCACTCTTGCCAAGCACGTCGTCATCCTCGGGCGTGCCCCGAGGACGACGACGAAAGACGTTTCGAGTAGGAAGAGAGCGTCCTTTTAGAGTGGCTCGATTTTTTTCGGCGTTTGATATCCCGCTCCTTTTTTGAGCCGGCGACATCCAAAAAATTGTTCGATCCTCTTCGGA
This genomic interval from Agrobacterium tumefaciens contains the following:
- a CDS encoding homoserine dehydrogenase, which codes for MADSLRIGIAGLGTVGASLVRILQQRSNELAITCGRAIEIIAVSARDRSRDRGIDLTGITWFDTPEQMASEADIDVFVELVGGASGQAENAVRAALARGLHVVTANKALLAKHGVELAILSEDKGALLNFEAAVAGGIPVIKALRESLTGNHVSRIYGIMNGTCNYILTKMEKEGLSFEACLKEAQRLGYAEADPAFDIEGNDTAHKLSILTTLAFGNKIAADDIYLEGITNISIEDIQAAAELGYRIKLLGVAQVTESGIEQRVHPTMVPLDSVIAQVDGVTNAVAIESDILGELLMVGPGAGGNATASAVLGDIADIAKSRPGAQQVPVLGRPAKSLTEYRRAKMKSHEGGYFIRLTVKDQAGVFASIATRMADNNISLESIVQRQRVHVEGAPQTIILVTHATMEDAIRKAVKAIKSEKYLVSEPQVIRIERT